The DNA sequence AGCATGGCTGGCTGACGAAAGTTTAATCGGTTTGCAAAAGAGAAGCAGGGCGGTTCCTGCTTTTTTATTGAGGAATTTCAATCAATAAAGCCCCGTCTTCCTGCCGCCAATTGAGTTGGCGCAAGACGCTCATGCCGAGCAGGACTTCATCGTCCATGTTCGGCATAATCCACACGGGAACGTTTTTCATCAGAATCGGTCCGATTTCCAGTCGTGCAATGCGGCTGACGCGTGCCTCAACACTGCCGTTGGCAGTTTGCATTGTGCCGTAGCCGCCGCGTTCCAAACCGGCTAAATCGGCGATTTTTTCATTGACGGCGATGCCTGTGGCACCAGTGTCGAGCAAAAAGTTGACGGTTATGCCGTTGATACCGCCTTTTACGCGGTAATGATGCCCGTTAGAGGCTTGGAGTTTGAGGGTTTGAATGCCGTTGATGCTTTCTATGCTGCTGTTTTGTCTCAAATATCCGCCAAAATGAAGGAATATCAGCAGTAAAATGCCTAAAAATGCCAGTGTGCTGAAATAAAAGCCGAAATTATTTTGTGCATTAGGTGAGAATGTGTTCATTTTTTCGAGTGTGGATTAGTGTTATCTTGCGCAAGGTTTCTTATGTATTTTAACCGATGGAGCGAATGATGAATATCAATAATATTTTAAATCAAGTTTTAGGTGCCGGTCAGCAGTATAGCCGCAATGGCAGCGTCAGCGGCAAAGGATTGGGCGGTTTGCTGCAAAGCGCTTTGGGCGGTTCAAATAATGCCCGCGGCGCCGGCGGTTTAGGCGGCTTGCTGCAAAATAGCGATCAATTGAAAAAATTGGGCGGTGGCGCGGCTGCTGCCGGTATTTTGTCGATGATTTTAGGCGGCAGCAATGGTTCGCGCGGTATGGCGGGTTCTTTAGCCAAAATGGGTTCTTTAGCGGCGGTAGGTTCTCTGGCTTATAAGGCCTATCAGGATTGGCAGCGCAATAATGAAGGCTCTGTGCAGCAAGGAGCGGCGGCTCAGACCGGCGCTGCCAACCGTGGCGAGGTGATGGTGCCGACCGCGGAACGCGGCAGTGTCGAAGTGGAAAATAACAGCCGCCTGATTTTAAAAGCGATGGTTTCTGCGGCTAAGACGGACGGCGAGATTAGTGCGGATGAGGAACGTGCGATTGTTGAGCAGATCGGTGCTGAAGATCGCGAGGTGCAGCAATGGCTGCAAAGTATTATTGCCAATCCGCCTTCTGTGCAGCAGATTGCCGCAGAGGTGGGCAGTGATCAAGGATTGGCGGCCGAGGTGTATTTAGCGGCGCGTATTGTCTGCGGTGATTTGGATCGCAAGGAAATTATTTATTTGGCGAATTTGCAGCAAGCGCTTGGTTTGCGTGATTCTTTTGTGGAGTTATTGGAAAAGCAGGCGGGTTTTTAAACAATACCGCTTAAAAAAGCACCTTCGAGGTGCTTTTTTATTGGCGCCTGTTTGATACTAGTGCTAGAATGCGCGCTGTCCGCCCGTAGCTCAGCTGGATAGAGCGTTGCCCTCCGGAGGCAAAGGCCAGGGGTTCGAATCCCTTCGGGCGGGCCATTTTTAGGTTTCCTTTTGTGTGTTTGCCCGCTTCTGCGGGCTTTTTTACGGACAAATGTATAGTTAATTCATGATAAAGAAGAACGCTTAACGCCTTATATTCCTTATTGTTTACGCCGATATGTAAAAGTTATATTTTGTGTTGTTTTGAGATGAATTGACTGGGCAGATCCAAAGATTAAACTGCGTGGGTAACAAGTTATCCACCTTGCCTTGCTGTGTCTTTATTTGAGCCGAATTGATTATAAAATACGCCTATTCTCTATTAGGGCATTTTTTCGCTATAGTCGGAGAAGTCAAAACACAGTACAAGGCGGCGAGCCGCAGACAGTACAAGAACGTACGGCAAGGCGAGTCAAGTCCGTAATACTTTTTCAATTCTTTGACTATATAGTCCTGAGGGGTTAAATGCTGCTACAACCCTGTCTTGCTTTATTCTTTGCGGCTTATTGCCTTATTGTATTTTTCTTGTCATCGATGATAAGTATTTGCATGATATGGTGATATTTTCCTAGTGGTATTTAAAAGGGCTGCGCTATATAATCCGCCTTTTTGCGGAATATAAGGTTATGGCTAATCAAGAATCGCGTGTCTTATTATTAGAGGGGGTTCACCAAAATGCGGTGGATAGTTTGCAGCGTGAGGGCTTTACGCAAATTACCGCTTTGCCTGAGGCTTTGGAAGGCGAGGAGTTGCAGGAGGCTTTGGCGCAGACGGATGTGGTCGGTATTCGTTCGCGTACGCAGCTTAGTCGCGAAGTCTTGCAGGCGGCGCCGCATTTACGCGCCATCGGCTGTTTTTGCATCGGCACGAATCAGGTGGATGTGCAGACGGCGCAGCAGTTAGGCATTCCCGTTTTCAATGCGCCGTATTCCAATACGCGCTCGGTGGCGGAGTTGGTCTTGGCGGAAATCATTTCTCTTTTGCGCGGCATGACAGATAAAAGCCATATGGTGCATATCGGCAAATGGCCTAAGAATGCAAAGGGATCTTATGAGGCGCGCGGAAAAACTTTAGGTATTGTCGGTTACGGCAATATCGGCGCGCAATTATCCGTCTTAGCCGAAGCTTTGGGTATGCGCGTGATTTATTTTGATGTGGAAACCAAGCTGCCGCTTGGTAATGCCGAACCGGCGATGTCGCTGGATAGTTTGTTAAAAGAGTCGGATGTGGTGAGTTTGCATGTGCCTGAATTGCCTTCGACAAAGAATATGATGACGCATCGAGAGTTTGCCTTGATGAAGAAGGGGGCGATGTTTATTAATGCGGCACGCGGGCATTGTGTGTCGATAGAAGATTTGCATACCGCTTTATTATCTAAGCATTTGGGCGGCGCCGCCTTGGATGTGTTCCCGATTGAGCCCAAAGGCAATGATGAGTCTTTGGATTGCCCTTTGCGCGGTTTGCCAAATGTCATTTTAACGCCTCATATCGGTGGTTCTACGCAGGAAGCGCAAGCCAATATCGGCTTGGAAGTGGCGGAAAAATTGGCGAAATTCATTATTACGGGCTCTACGGTGTCTGCGGTGAATTTTCCTGAGATTTCATTGCCAAAGCAGGAGGGAGCGCACCGTATTTTGCATATTCATCACAATCAGCCGGGCGTGTTGGCGGATGTGATTCATTTATTTGCAGAAAATGGCATCAATATTAGTGCGCAGGCATTGATGACGCGTAATGATATCGGAATGTTGCTGATGGATATTGACGATAGCAGTTCGACGGTTGCTTTGGAAAAAATTCGCGGTGTGGTGGGTACAATTCGCGCGAGATTATTAAGCTGATTGTCTGTAGAAATTCTTTTCGCAAAAATATAAGAAAGCCGCTGTGAGGAGCGGCTTTCTTGTATCGTTTATTCGAATCGGTGCGTGTATTGCAGTCCTATGAAATGCGAATCTGCTTTGAATTTGCTTGAGCCGATCACGCCGGAATCAACGCAAGGGTTAATACTGCATCCGCTAAATTTTGCTTCGGAATCTTTAACGGTTACATAGCTGTAGCCGAGATTGATGCTGCTTTTGTCATTGAGATCGTATTTAGCGCCAAGAGACAGCCAAAAGCGGTCATTATCCGGCATGGTCACGAGGCGGTGTTCGACATCTCTGATGGGCGCTTGGTCCCAAGCAATACCTGCGCGTAATTGCAAAGGTTCGCTAATTTGGTAGCTGCCGCCAAGTCCGATGCGCCATGTGTCTTTCCAGTGCGGAGAAATACGGCTGATTTCCGTCTCTCCGCCCACGACGGCTTTCTTGTTTTCAAAGGTAATATCTAATTCATTAAAACGCGAATGGCGCGTCCAAGTTACATTGGCAAAGAGATCCAATTGCGGATTGGCTTGATACATGCCATGCAAAGATATCGATTCAGGCGTGGCGATTTTACCGCTGACGCCTTCCTCTGCAGCATAGCCCTTAGCGCGTACGCCGGCAACCGCAAGAGGATTAGCGAATGCAGGACCTTCCAACGACCAGTTTGCCTGTCCTTTCAGGGTATGTTTGATAGAGCTGCGATAGCTTAGTCCTAAACGTGTTTGCTCGTTTACATCCCACATCCAGCCTAAATTAAAACCGAAGCCCCAGTCATCCGCATCAATTTCGGCAAAGCCGTCTGCTAGACCATTAGCAATACGGGTGCCGCTTGCTCTTGAGAGTGCGGGGGAAAAGTTGGCATATTTGCGCAATTTGGCATCGGCATGTTGGGCGATAAATCCTATGCCGATGCTGTGTTGCGGATGGATTTTAAAGGCAATCGAAGGATTGATGGCAAGAGTTTGCAATTCCGTGCGATTAATCGCATAACGGTTGACGCTTTGATGATCATATTCTGTTGAAGTACCGAAGGGAACGTAAATACCGAGTCCGGCGGTAATATTCTCATTGATTGGATAGGCAAAATAAGCATGTGGAATCATTTTCCATTGATCGGCGATTTTACCGCTTGAGTTCCCGCCAACCGAGCCGCTGCCTGCATAAGCAGGATAGTTTGCCTGTGCATCATAGTATCTGGCATTCGGGCGTGCTAATAAAACATTTCCGCTGATCTGCATGCTGTTTAAATAACTTAATCCCGCAGGGTTATAAAAAATGGTGCCTGCATCTGCCGCTTCTGCGGCGGAGGCATCGGCGGTGCTCATGACGGAAATGCTTTGTCCGCCGACATTATAGCCGGAGGCAAAGACGGTACTGGCAAAAGCGGCTACTAAGTTGCCGAGTAAGATTTTTTGTAAGCTATACATCATATCTATATCAATTTGTGTTCCTATCTTTACTTTAGCATAAAATTACCTTAATGAAATAGTTAAGATGAAAAACTTTCCATGCTTATCTGATTTTCTTGCTCCTTTTCCGCTAACGGTATTTTTACAAATAAGTTGCGTCTGTTGTCTTGCGATTTTGTGGTAAACTGGGCGAGTTTTGCCGGGCTAGCGCTTCGGCTTTATTCATTCAGCGGAGAAGTAAAATGACTCATCACATTGCAAAAGACATCGATCCACAAGAAACTCGGGAATGGCTTGCTGCCT is a window from the Suttonella indologenes genome containing:
- a CDS encoding retropepsin-like aspartic protease family protein, whose protein sequence is MNTFSPNAQNNFGFYFSTLAFLGILLLIFLHFGGYLRQNSSIESINGIQTLKLQASNGHHYRVKGGINGITVNFLLDTGATGIAVNEKIADLAGLERGGYGTMQTANGSVEARVSRIARLEIGPILMKNVPVWIMPNMDDEVLLGMSVLRQLNWRQEDGALLIEIPQ
- a CDS encoding tellurite resistance TerB family protein; the encoded protein is MNINNILNQVLGAGQQYSRNGSVSGKGLGGLLQSALGGSNNARGAGGLGGLLQNSDQLKKLGGGAAAAGILSMILGGSNGSRGMAGSLAKMGSLAAVGSLAYKAYQDWQRNNEGSVQQGAAAQTGAANRGEVMVPTAERGSVEVENNSRLILKAMVSAAKTDGEISADEERAIVEQIGAEDREVQQWLQSIIANPPSVQQIAAEVGSDQGLAAEVYLAARIVCGDLDRKEIIYLANLQQALGLRDSFVELLEKQAGF
- the serA gene encoding phosphoglycerate dehydrogenase — protein: MANQESRVLLLEGVHQNAVDSLQREGFTQITALPEALEGEELQEALAQTDVVGIRSRTQLSREVLQAAPHLRAIGCFCIGTNQVDVQTAQQLGIPVFNAPYSNTRSVAELVLAEIISLLRGMTDKSHMVHIGKWPKNAKGSYEARGKTLGIVGYGNIGAQLSVLAEALGMRVIYFDVETKLPLGNAEPAMSLDSLLKESDVVSLHVPELPSTKNMMTHREFALMKKGAMFINAARGHCVSIEDLHTALLSKHLGGAALDVFPIEPKGNDESLDCPLRGLPNVILTPHIGGSTQEAQANIGLEVAEKLAKFIITGSTVSAVNFPEISLPKQEGAHRILHIHHNQPGVLADVIHLFAENGINISAQALMTRNDIGMLLMDIDDSSSTVALEKIRGVVGTIRARLLS
- a CDS encoding OmpP1/FadL family transporter; the protein is MMYSLQKILLGNLVAAFASTVFASGYNVGGQSISVMSTADASAAEAADAGTIFYNPAGLSYLNSMQISGNVLLARPNARYYDAQANYPAYAGSGSVGGNSSGKIADQWKMIPHAYFAYPINENITAGLGIYVPFGTSTEYDHQSVNRYAINRTELQTLAINPSIAFKIHPQHSIGIGFIAQHADAKLRKYANFSPALSRASGTRIANGLADGFAEIDADDWGFGFNLGWMWDVNEQTRLGLSYRSSIKHTLKGQANWSLEGPAFANPLAVAGVRAKGYAAEEGVSGKIATPESISLHGMYQANPQLDLFANVTWTRHSRFNELDITFENKKAVVGGETEISRISPHWKDTWRIGLGGSYQISEPLQLRAGIAWDQAPIRDVEHRLVTMPDNDRFWLSLGAKYDLNDKSSINLGYSYVTVKDSEAKFSGCSINPCVDSGVIGSSKFKADSHFIGLQYTHRFE